The genomic stretch AACATTAAATCAGAATCATCCAAAAATCTCAGTGAAGACGAGAATGTTTTCAGATATACAACGGAGAATGCCAGAAATGAGTTTGCATCAGGCCACGAAGTGGGTACAGATGGCAGAAAGGGCTCTGGACAGCCAGACTGTTTGGGACCACGGGgataaaggaaagagaacagcAGGCACCTCAAGACTCTACCCGGCTAGTGACTGCGTTCTGGTCTGGGGAAGCTAGCAGAAATACTCTCAGGTAAATGAAGTATGGcactgggaaaaagaaaggactttGGCGGTGAGCTATTTGAAGGACTATGTTCAATAAAGACGTACATGATACAGGTGATGGAAGGGGAAGACTTGTTCTCTGAGAGCAGCTGCATCAACTTAAAAAGACTCTTCTGACCACCTACTTTCCTATCTACCATTGTCTTTCCTTCCATTTATCTCtacccattttccccacccccatcatctCTGGTTTTCACCCTCAAGCTTGGAAAGCCCATAAATGTTTCCAGTTTGGCTTAGATATGAACTGTACCACTCACTTTTATTAATAATCATACTATATGGGTACTTCAGAGGGACACAAAGAACTATAATCACATCCCCTTAGTACAAACAAATGCTTAGaataagacacacacaaaaaaaacactttataaaacCCTTTTCACTGACCATGTGCTTCCACATCGTATTCTTCTCCATCGTAATCATCTGAATCTTCGTCGTCAGGGTCGGGATGCAAAGCCTGGCATTCACACATGGCCGTGAACATTGCCTCCactgaacaaataaattaaattgtaattaatatttctttctggccaatttgtgcaaaaaaaaaaaagtaactaaacAACCATACTTCAAATAAATGTAATGGGTCAACAAGAGATATATTAGGTCCCAAAATTCACAAAACCTAAATTTGGAATTCTCCAAATTCCAAGGAGACTCAATCTTGAAAAGTACTTGTTGGCAATGGATAAGTCACAAAATAGTGAGTTGATTTTAAGATATTACTGAGATCACTTCACTCCTGGTTGGATTTTCTGAGAAAGAGAGTCGGGGAGTCCTGGTCAGACTACTAAAATCAGAGTAAAGTCCCTAGTGGCTAATGGGTTCTTACTAGTTTTCCTGGCATCTTCCATTTTGGAACTGCCACGACTCCTCTACCTCTAACTGGTGAGATTCAGTCAACGGCATCaagtcaataaaaataatcagattccTCCATTCACAGAACATACCAACTAACAGTGTCCACTACACTCTCACTACATTTATGATCTTTGATATTTATAGGTATCTGGGCCTCAATATTACAGATGCTAAATTGAAGAAAAAGCAGTAGAATGGAGATGATGAGGGTAacggtgagtgtgtgtgtgtgggaatgCGGGAATACTTGGTCCACGAAGGGAAAAGAATCAATTCTATAGCACACTCACATGCTGATTTATCACTAGGCACAAATCTAAATTCAGCAATAGGttcaacatcatcatcatcactgtcttcctcttcttcatcagCAACAGATTCTTTTGATTCTTctagaaagggaataaaaagaattttttcatcacgttaattgttttgaaaaaagaagCCTAAAAGGATTTTATAAAGGATGCTCACTGATATATCTAAACACTACAAttcaatttttacttcaaattatAAGGACGTGGTGATTTTAGAGTCTCTGGTCTAGTCACACTGTCTGCACTGAGCCCTAGGGATTCCAACATCCCTCAGGGtcacggtgggggtggggaatccAAAGAGTCGGGCCTCTAACAAGTGTAGTTCCAAGTCATCTGCTTCTTTTGCCTTTCACCTTGAAACAAATGGTACAGCAGCAGTTTGTAAACCATTAATGTAATTCATCGCCaacaatttacagatgagaaaccaaGGCCCATAAAAGTTAACTGACCCAAGAGATAAATTAACAAAGTCTGCAAGACAAAAATACAAACGTTCTATAAAGAGAACACACATATGCTGCTGGTAGAAGTGGAAACTGCTACAACACTCTGGAGATGAGTATATCCTACTACCCAGCAATTCCTCCTCTAAGTACATACTAGGTACTCAAGAAgtttgtacataaatgtttattgaagtaCTATATGTACcagagaaagtataaaaaaataaatgttgatcaAAAAAAAGACAGATGTATTGTAACCTGGTCATATTATGTTTTATAGACAGACAGcagtgaaaaatgaacaaatgtgatTTATGTGTATCAAAATACATAGATTAAAAGTATAATTGAGTGAAAAAGGTAGTTGCAGAGTATATATAATACCACTTACATTAGAactttaaacacaaaataaaatcattacattGCTCATGGGTATATACATATTCAGTAAAAATCCACAAGCATAAACAAAAGGACACATGCCATCTTTAGGATAATGTTTAACTCCAGAGACAAAGAGTAGGGAATGAAATGAGAAGGGGTACAAAAAGGATTAATCAGTACTGAtgtgtacttttatttctttaacagacTAATTATGGAAAATGTTACAATTTATGCTGGATACTGAATAACAGAAAGTTTTTATTACTCTCTGCACTTCTCAATGTTTGATTTCATAATGAAAGAAAGGTCAACAAAATACTTAAATAGACcccaaaaactttaaaacatgttcaaaactaataatcttaaaaatataaactagatTTTGTTCAGCATAAAGTGACCataaaaaaatgctaattttccCAGATGAAGATAAGGTAGAACGGTATATTTATATACTAGTATTCAAAGTGTAAACTGATATaaactttctggaaagcaatttgacaatatatgttaagagttttaaaaatgttttattacctTTAATGTAGCAATTCTACTCACAGGAATCAATTATGGGGGATATcgactaaattttttttaacttttatctttatAAGTCATACAAGCTTACTgtagaataatgaaaaaatacagataagcaaaaagggaaaatgttttaaatagtcACCATTAACAGTTTTAAATAACAGACTTAATAGGACTTTCCCTGTCCTGTTTGTTATTACATTGTTAAATATACATGTCTTCTTTAcgtaaacaagtaaaataatacaaaatattggATAATTCTAAATAGTTGAATATATTATGGTACTACCAAactttttcaatgtattttgaaAACCACAATGGTATCATACTGTAATTATTATTCTGTAACaaaacatcactttttttttttttccaaaggagggcgcagctcacagtggcccatgcgggaatcaaaccagcaaccttggtgttattacctagcaccacgctctaaccaactgagctaaccgaccacctCTGaacatcactttttaaattaaataaaaataatacacgcTCGTATAGCAGTAATTGAGAATCTAGATGGACTCAAAGGAAAAAATCCCTCCCACTCTAGAACAATAAGCTGATGGTTCGATTTAAAGAGGTTTATGGAGgtaaggcaaagagaaaaaaaaatctgaagcttGGAGAATCAGGATGAAATGAACAAAGGCTGGGTGGGCAAATAGGATCCAAGCACGTGTAACTTATGAGAAGAGTGGTTCCAGACAAACAGAACTGGAAAACGATTGAAACAAATATAATCCAGGAGGATTCTACTTTCTAGTAAGATAGAAAAGTCCTATTTATTTTAGTAAGAAAGGGTTAATCATCATCCcattcatttcaatttaaaaacaccTACTCCAAACTCACTGAATCCTTAtttcctaccgtgtttctccgaaaataagacctaactggacaatcagctctaatgcatcttttggagcaaaaattaatataagacccagtcttatactatattatgtaagacctggtcttatattatactaaaataagaccgggacttatattaatttttgcttcaaaagacacattagagttgattgccTGGCTaagtcttgttttcggggaagcacggtagtcTGGGACTCCCagtatctgcatttttaacaagagcCCAGGTGTTTCTAAAGTACAGCCAAGTTTAAGAACTAAAGACTACTACAATCCCCTAATTTTTCTGGatgaaactgaggtgcagagagatgAAAATGACTTGCCCACCAAGTTAGTGACAATCTCCTTATTCAGTGTGCTCTTCCATTCAGCTGGCTTTAttcaaactctctctctctaaccTTATTTTCTGACATAGACCTTTGCCCTGTGCCACTGCTCTACACTATTTATGGGCGTTTCACATCAGCATTTGCAACTGACAAACAAGAGTACGTCGGAAGTATTGCATTTCTGTGAATGAATGATGCTTTACACTGAACATGAACTATAATACTCTTGGTTATGAAATCATAGTTGTATTTACTAAACAGAAAGTTACCTCCTCATTTGAAAGTCTTACTATAACCTAAGGTCAACGGCTTTTACTTTTCCTTACCATCTCTTTCAAACTTCACTACATTTTTATCTATCTTTGGAACCTTTCCAATGGCAAAAGTTTGAAATcttataacaaaattattttcagatagcTGAATCATTACCACTTAATGAGGCAGGGCTTGCCAAAAGCCCTAAAAATGGAAGTAATTAGTGTCACACTGAATACAAATGGTCATCTTTTATCTGAAACCACATTAAAATCCCAAATTTTAATGTGCAATAGCTCAACAGGCAAACTTATGGGACTATTATaaactatttcaaagaaaagcaacccattattttaaaagcaaaagtttACTAAAAGTATAATCAATGTCTTTTCAACCCCCAAGTTCTGTATTTACACAAAAGATGAACATACTAAACTAACAAAATACAGAGTATCAACTGTTTATTTAGTTACACttacaaaaatcaaacacaagtttttattttgtgcctaacttgtttttcatttggaaTCCTTTCAACCCATAGTCAACAGCCTAAAAACTggattttttctatttcttactcCATCTTTCATTAACTTCACTAGGTTGTTATGAATCTTTATAATTATCTCCAACAGCAAAACCTGGGAATCTTGTATCCTAGTGTTTCCCACCcccagcactactgacatttgacTGGATAATTCTTCGTCGTGCgaggctgtgctgtgctgtgcgttgtaggatgtttggcagcctccctggcctcttaaccactagatgccaggaggGCTCTTCCCCGCTCCAGTCACAACAATCAAAATGTGATTGCCAAATGTATGGGGAGAGCAATGTCATCCTTCACTgagaagagaacaaaacaaaacaggttgtATCCTAAACTCTTGGAAGCACAAAGTATACTGATCCAAGCTTCAAGGGTGCCAAATATCAATTCctttacaaagagaaagaaaatagacagttaaagaaaaaaaaaactggaaacataaaTCCATAATAACTGAATAGTTCTAAGTgcaaagatatagaaaacaacAGGCAGTTTCCAAAATACTTTATGATGCTGAAATTTTGCTTAATAAACTATTGTCCAAAGTAAGTCAACAGCTGAATATTACATTATGATCaaagattgctttttaaaatataagatgcTACCACaagggcggccggttggctcagtggttggagtgcagtgttcataacaccaaggtcactggttcgattcccacatgggccagtgagctgcgccctccacaactagagtgaaaacaacgatttgacttggagcggatgggtcctggaaagacacactcttccccaatattccccagtaaaaaaagatgccacttaaaaaaaaaaaaggcagctcaagattaaatgaccatacataCCTTCAAATTTGGCATTCACCATAACATACAAATGCTCTCGTGGGTAAGCATTTAGGTCCCTGGACACTGCATGCAAACTAATGGTGGGGTATTCCAGTGAGAATCCTAATCCAGAGCCATCTAACCAAGACAGGCGgctgaaaaacatgttttaagtagattatttcaagaaattaaatCCTAATTTAATATGCTAAAGTTTTAAAAGGTTCAGTTTGGACACTTCTATGCATGTGAATAATTTCAAGCTTACTATTTAGAAATATTCCTGAAATACGAAAATTCAGCAGCAGGAATTGAATTGTTATGGCTCTTTTCCTCTGGCTAGAAGTTCAAATAGATTTGAAATGCAGTATTTCTTATTCACACGTGTGTTTCTATGCCTTTTATACTTGGTCTTATCTGGAATGTCCAGGCCCCTTCTTTGCTTTTGCAAATCCTCTTCATCTGGTCCTCCTTGAATCTTGCCTCCAATCACTCCAGTccataatgatttcttttttttccagcttgCACTTATGCTCAGTAATACATCATTTAGCACTGAGCTCTGTGACAGAGTGTGGACTACTTGACAGGAGAACCTACCATGTTCTTTACTTAACATTCTTCCCAACCACTAACATAGTGGTCAGCAGGTAAGTATGCAATAAATACTTGGGAATCACTGACTGCTCTACTAATCCTACATTACATGACACACACATGAAATGGCTGTAATCACACTTACCGCTAGTCAGAAAATAATTATCACACTGAAAAACTCTATGAAGACTTTCATTTATTCTGCAACTTTAAGAGAAAGCCACAGGTAAATAAGCAAGGTCTAGTTTTCCCTCAAAAGTGCTCAAATACACATATTCCTATTGGTGTAGGAATACATCAAAGGAAACACATCATCAAAATCAGTATGAGTATGTTGAATTCTGAGTAAGGGCTGGctaattccatgtttccccgaaaataagacctagccagacaatcagctctcatgcgtcttttggagcaaaaattaatacaaaaccaggtcttatataatatactacaagaccgggtgtaatataatataatataatataatataatataatataatataatataatacaaaaccaagtcttatattaatttttgctccaaaagacacatgagagctgattgtccggctaggtcttatttttggggaaacatgttTTTTTGGTTAATAAATACTATACTTCACCCATCTGGAACTGCACCACttagcaaaggaaaaaaagtagcaaaaatgtccttaagaaacaacaaaaaaatgttaatgcaaTAAAACTTAATGCAATATACTGGTTGCATAGGGCTGGAGGGAAACAGAGTGATTGCTAAtctgtactgattttttttgggggggtgatgaaaatattctaaaattgattgtggtgatggttgtacaactctggaATTATagtagctcaataaagctgttattaaaaaaacaagttaataCAATCTAGTCCCCGTATCATTCTATTGTCTATACAATTTTAAGAAGCCTGgttgtctgatttctttttttaaatagattgtCTAAATTTTAAccaagcaaaattaaataaaataggagaAGCTAGAACTCCCTTGGGCAGGAACAATGACAGTGCAGTGGTCAGCTCATTCCTACTCAATGTGAGGGGAGGCTGAACTTACACTTCAGTCCCCTTAAAGGAAATCAACGTCTAACAGCACAAGTGGGTAATGTGTGTCCCGCACTCATCAAAAACAAAGGCAGAATTAGTTTGTGGTGAAAattgtacaactctgtaaatatactataatgtaatgaattgtacacttaaaaaaagcaaaagcaagaaaatatgtacttgtaaagattttctttgaacatgcttatttaaaaaagaaaacctggggggaggagggtggtagatgagggtaaaggggatcaaatatgtggtgatggaaggagaactgactctgggtggtgaacacacagtgggatttatagatgatgtaatacagaagtgtacacctgaaatctatgtaacttgactaacaattgtcaccccaataaacttcaattaaaaaaaaacaacaacctgggAGGCTTAAAATTGATAGATCTTAAGGAGCTTAAAGTGGTATACATTCCAGAAATGATTTTTCAGAAAGACTCATCCCAAGGAAATGTTTTATTGGTCATTAAACTGTACATGCTGTATGTGCCATTCCTGTCCACTGTTTTTATCTTAACGTAGAGATGAAAATAGTGCTCATGTATCATAGGATTGCCAGTCCCTTactaaaactattattattttaagcaaataaattcttttttctcaccTCAAAAATCCCCTGGCATTACCACAATTCAGAAAGGAGTAATGCAACTTTGGGTGTCCAAAATTTCAAATATCCAGacccagaaaacattttttaatgacgCAATTAGGAGGTGGGGAAACTAAAACATAAACACAGACTCAGTGCCTACCAAAGCATGGCCTTTACTTTAAAAAGCACATAATTGCTTGTAGTTCCTCACTGCCGGCAGGACACAAGTGCTGCCTCAGCACATTTCCTATGGAACTCTCATAATCTTATAAATGGACAGGGATTAAATACTCTATACAACGCAATTAAGTGCCACTAAAAGCAACACTTACTTTGATCAttcagttctgatttttatttattctctttccatatattctagaaggaaaatacccttcaaacaaaaaaaatcaaaaaactaTATACGAAGTCGCAAAGAAAGCATGAGtcacaaaagggaaaaacaagacTTAGAAAGCCAGTAAACATGCAGAGAATTACCAAAGCTTCTGCACTATGATCAGTGTCCTTCATTCCTGGCGTGGGATGAACAACTGGACAGGCAGGTAAGAGAGGTTTTGAATTTGGGTTGGTTTaattatttggttttaattttggaataagaTATAAAAAGCACTACTTGTAAGTTTAAAttacctatttttaatttaattttttttttgttttttggtgttgttttttttttttttaacacaaaacaaaacacttttattaCACGGACTAGGAGGGAGGAGGATTTATCTGCCTTTCCGGGCCTTGATCTCCCGCATTAGAACTCCAGCTCCTTGCCCTCTTGCACAGCCATCTGCTCGGCTACATGCGCCTGGTCCTGACGTGATGCATGCAAGAAGCGTGCCCTGCTGGGACTGCTCCTCTAGAAGACTGCTGGCTTGGgcattcttcttcctttccattatttcttctcaATGTTCTTTGATCGGTTTTTGTTTGAAATCTCTTCCCCCTCAGGAGTCAGCATGGTGGCCTTCTTGCGGCCGAGGGCCGTGCACAGTGGGACTCGTACCACCGGCAGTAGGCTGTGCTGTCAATGAGCACAATGTACTCCTTTACTAGGGTCTTGGTTGCATTGTTGGATGCACTGTAGAAACACAAATCCTTGTGCAGTGCGTACAACTCTAGGAGACCCAGGAGAAGGCACAGCACTTCTTATCTCCCTGCACTCGGACTGGCGGGGGCTAATCTTAGTGCTGGCAGCGGGGTGTCCCCGCTCTGATTTTCGCTTCTTGTGGAAGAGCTTTCTCTTGCCCCTGCTCTTACGGTGCTTGTGCCAGCTGTCCCGAGAGATGCCCATGGCTCCATGCCAATTGGAAAGAGCttattacctattttattttaaataaaatgatctcTTTTGAATAATGCAAGCCTCTGTTCCCTTCCTTATTTGGATAAAAAGTCAACTTCCTAAGACTGAGAATTCTAAATCATTCAGTATACATCCGAGAAACTATCTACCTAAAACCAAATGAGACCTTGTCTCTCTGCCTAAAATCCTAAAATAGCTTCCCCAAAGCCTAAGACAAGCCAAGCTCATGACCATGGCTCTTTTCTTCTTAgctttattatttctctaatCTTTCTCACTCACGTCCTCAGATGAAGAACTGCTAGACCGGGTGTactgtgtgtatatgttttttacatatacagagggtgccaaaaaatgtatacacattttaagaaaactgtattaaaattgtaatactcaatacatatcaataacaaaaaatgaatacaagtcacgtttgacttctgcaattacaagaggtgctcaaagtggttaccatcagcgtccagacacttctgatgacggcgaactactgcttgagcaacgttgaccaaagtgtccagttgtatacatttttctggcaccctggcatatatctatatatatgtataaatataagcGCACACATATATATTCTGGCACAACATTGTTTCTCACTCTTAGCCTCTCAGCATCATGTTTCTTCTAATTAAAACAGTTCCCCTTTGCCCCACCGCATTCACCTGGCTGTCAATCTTCATTtgtcacctcctctaggaagccttcccagTTTGAGAGCTTGATTCTATCAAGACTTGGAAATGCTAGGTAGGAaagaacaaaaagggaaagagaccAAGAGACCAAGGAGGTGAGGCAATGAGTGAAGAGGGAGGAACCCAAGTGCCCGAGGTGTTGGTAATATcccgttcttttttttttttttttttaaatatcctgttCTTAACCTGAATGGTGCACATACAGGTGTTGGTTTAATTATAATTCTTTAAACCACAGATCTATAATGTACACTCTTTTTTGTATGTATACTTAACAAAAATATCTTCTTAAAGCAAGGTAAGAGATCTGTTAGTAAAaggttgaaataaaaacattttccacaGATTAGAATTTAGGAGTTTGTACTTCCTGAGTGTGATAACTGTATTATGGTTATACAGGAGAATGCCCTTGTTCTTAGGAGATAtatgctaaaatatttacaggTAAAGTAACATATTTGCAACTCTCAAATAGCTCAGAAGAGACAGaaacatggcaaaatgttaacaaacaaCTGATCAATCTTTGTGAAGGGTCTCTGGGTATTAATGAACAACACATGCAACTTTTCTTtaggtttgaaaattttcaaaatgaaaaaacaagtatAGGACCTCCCCTCAAAGGGGTTATGGTATAGAAAAAAGAGCCAATAGACAGAGACGCCACGGAGACAAAAAGGAATTGCGTAGGGGCTAGGAATCTCCGTACTCCACTTCCCACCACTTAAATTGCTCTCTCAAGATCAACAAAGATCTCCTCGTCGATACCCAACAGatgcttttcaaattttacttgactgttcctcccttttctcaagtctcttcttccatgaTCCACCTCTTAATGTAGATGTGTCCCCAAGGTTCTATGCTTTGCCCTCATCTCTTCTGGGGTATCTAATCGATTCCCGTGAGTAGATGCTAACACTGGTATTAATGATTTCCAAATCTCTATCTGTAATACccccctctcacacacacacatctccaacTAATCCCCACATGTCCAGACCAAACTCATTGTCTGCACCTCCCCCCAAACATGCTTTTCTTCCCATCCATTATCTCCTATCTATGTGACTAGCCAAAAGCCTAAACTTTGCTCAGTATCTAGATTTCTCTCTAAATGAAGGGTTTTTTtgtggggtggtgtgtgtgtgtgtgtgtgtgtgtcctctgtgGCAGGCAGAATTTTGGCCCCTATAACCTTCATCCTGTGGTGTCAAGACTGTGAATACTGTATATTACGTGGCAGAAGAAACTTTATGGATGTCATAATTATAAGGTTATTCATCAGTTGACAAACagtgagattatcctggattatctgtgtgggtccaatgtaatcacatgaGCTCTTACATGCTGAGAATTTTCTGTCTGCAGCCCAAAGTGATGCagcagaaagaaaagtcagagTGATTTGAAGGACAATGAGGATTCAACGTGTCACTGTTGGCTTGGTGATGAATGAAACCTCAGTACTACAACCATAATATTTCAGACATGTGTATCCGACTGTGCAAGTGCAAAGTGCTCCAAATAgccaaataaaaagacaattccTTCTAGAAATGGAAACGGACGGCAGAAATGGGAACTGAGAGGGGTTGCGGGTGCTCTTCTCGCCACCCGCACCTCCAGAAGACAATCTATAATCCTTAACCAAACTTGCACAACCCTCCACAATCTGCTCTAAACCTACATATCCTACCCAGGGCAACATCTCCCGCGCCTATTAACCGGAAAAGACAAGCGGCCACCTCGATGACTCTAACTCAGGGTCTAGAAACTCAACACCTTAGGACGAGACTTGGAGTCAAGAACAATGCACGCACCAGACCTCCTGTAAACAGGTGAGTACAAAGCATAATCAATAAGAGAACATCGTCTGAAGAAGAGAGTAAGGACGGCTCAGGAGGACAGGGCACGAGAACAATCGAGCCTACCTCCCAGCACAGGTATCGCCGAAGCGACTGAGAGCACGCGCTCCAGCTCCCCGCTACCCGAGGTCGCAGCAGGCGGCGCGCAGGAGCAGCACTCGGGAACAGGGACCCTACCTCTCAGCGATGTAAAGGGTGCCGGTGCCGAGGCCCTTCCCGTTCAGTACAGCCTCGGTGTCTGGCTGCTGCTGCCGGAGCCCCTCAGCTGACCCCGGTGGCGGGAAACTTTTGAGGAAGCTCATTGCAGCAGTGAGCACGCAGACACAGGCCAGGAGGGAGCTGAAGCACAGCAACCCCAACTCGCCGCGTCCCAGCCCGGAAGCGGTGGCAATGACCCCGGAAGAGCAACTTAGTCTGCCCCGGAATTTGAAGGCCATCCACCATAGAGACGAGACGTTCTAGGGCTAGCTTTCGGATGCCTGGGAGGTCTGGCTGTCACGTGACTCTCTTCCCCACTTTCCCTCGCCATTCCTGAGGCTCCCCGCTTCGGTAAGGGAGCGTTCTCCCCCACATCCTACTTTAGGGTCGTCACTGCACGTCCTGTGAGCGAGGAAGCACAAGGAgtaataaattccattttttacAAAAAGGGAAACAGAGGCCTGAGACCTCACTGATCTAAACAGAGGTCAGAGGACTCTTGAGTTTACAGCTCTTACAGTATCACTTGCGCCCGCCTCATCCCGGCCTGTTCACATCACAACTAACAGCCACGCCCCAGACATCAGTCTAGATCCTGACACCGCCCTAGTGCACGAGCCACGTATCCGCGGGCAAAGGAACCCAGAGGTAATTCACTCTGGTGAAGAGCTGGCTACATCTGTAAGGAGATGGGGCGTTGAAGGGAGAGTTCATCCATCAGCTTTGGAGCGTGTGCTCTAGTACTTTTTTAGGCACTTAACAGCAAAGTAATAACAGCAATAAACACTTTAAGTGATCATAATCACTAAGGTAACCGAGTGTCATGTTCACGGCCCTCTTCTAAGCACTTCACGCATATTAGTCATTTCCTCTTTATGACAACCGTTTGAGAAAGTGGCTATTATGGATCCAGTTTTACAAATGACAGGCCTGAGGCGTTAAACTCAAGAGCAAGAGCTTTTAGCCTCGAGAGACCTAGGGGAATCGCGCTAGGCGTCACTTTTCTTGCCTGGGCAATCAGTACGGCCATACCTACGCCGTAGGACTGTTGTGACGGGAGGACGGGACGTGTGGAGCCGTTTTCGTTCTATCCTCTGGGTAGTTAGAGACGTGTTAGATATTTTAATTGGCATTGGTTTGTGGGTAGCGAGAGGAGGAGGAAGTTGTTGCTATAGTATAGGTGAGAGAGTAGCAGTAAGGCTGGAAACAGGGACCAATTCTAGAGCTATTCCAAAGGTAAAATCTTCTGAATCGGGAGATAGATTGGGTGAAAGAAAAGATCAGGATGgatgaagaacagagagaagtcAAGAATTATTCCTAAATTCCCAGCCTAAGTGATTGAGTGGATGCAGACTCGTTTCTCCAAGATGGAAAATTCAGGGGA from Rhinolophus ferrumequinum isolate MPI-CBG mRhiFer1 chromosome 11, mRhiFer1_v1.p, whole genome shotgun sequence encodes the following:
- the CLNS1A gene encoding methylosome subunit pICln isoform X2; this translates as MSFLKSFPPPGSAEGLRQQQPDTEAVLNGKGLGTGTLYIAESRLSWLDGSGLGFSLEYPTISLHAVSRDLNAYPREHLYVMVNAKFEEESKESVADEEEEDSDDDDVEPIAEFRFVPSDKSALEAMFTAMCECQALHPDPDDEDSDDYDGEEYDVEAHAEGQATLERLEGMLSQSVSSQYNMAGVRTEDSVRDYEDGMEVDATPTVAGQFEDADVDH
- the CLNS1A gene encoding methylosome subunit pICln isoform X1 — protein: MSFLKSFPPPGSAEGLRQQQPDTEAVLNGKGLGTGTLYIAESRLSWLDGSGLGFSLEYPTISLHAVSRDLNAYPREHLYVMVNAKFEEESKESVADEEEEDSDDDDVEPIAEFRFVPSDKSALEAMFTAMCECQALHPDPDDEDSDDYDGEEYDVEAHEQGQGDIPTFYTYEEGLSHLTAEGQATLERLEGMLSQSVSSQYNMAGVRTEDSVRDYEDGMEVDATPTVAGQFEDADVDH